From Streptomyces asiaticus, one genomic window encodes:
- a CDS encoding alpha/beta hydrolase produces the protein MGLTSNNIVIAAAVAALLLFAATIWLWPRLAGRGVAPVLGRFGMLLGTQLSVFMAFGLFANQSFGFYGSWSDLLGTQDEPGVVVDHDTPGTRVRVTETRHLAMDGGSAPRIAGRIEKVKIQGPVSGIASPAYIYLPPEYFRPEYARRTFPAALVLTGYPGTTEALINGLKYPQHSHKLVKTGRMQPLVLVMMRPTVAPPRDTECVDVPGGPRTETFFTKDLPKAVADHYRVGKRARNWGVIGNSTGGYCALKMAMRHPDAFSAAAGLSPSYQAPIDATTGDLFGGSERLERENDLMWRLDHKPAPPVSLLVSSSEHGEQNYKDTVRFVNKVKRLNRRGEPTRISSIILSTGGHNFNTWKREVPAALEWLGGRLADR, from the coding sequence ATGGGTCTCACGAGCAACAACATCGTGATCGCGGCAGCCGTCGCGGCGTTGCTGCTGTTCGCGGCCACGATATGGCTGTGGCCCCGGCTGGCCGGGCGCGGCGTGGCTCCCGTGCTCGGCCGGTTCGGCATGCTACTGGGCACGCAGCTGTCCGTGTTCATGGCGTTCGGACTGTTCGCCAATCAGTCCTTCGGATTCTACGGATCCTGGTCCGACCTTCTCGGTACGCAGGACGAGCCGGGTGTCGTGGTGGACCATGACACCCCGGGCACCCGGGTGCGCGTCACCGAGACCCGCCACCTGGCCATGGACGGCGGCTCCGCGCCCAGGATCGCCGGACGCATCGAGAAGGTGAAGATCCAGGGGCCGGTCTCCGGGATCGCGAGCCCGGCGTACATCTATCTGCCGCCGGAGTACTTCCGGCCCGAGTACGCCCGGCGGACCTTCCCCGCCGCGCTCGTGCTGACCGGGTATCCGGGCACCACCGAGGCGCTCATCAATGGCCTGAAGTATCCACAGCACTCGCACAAGCTGGTCAAAACGGGGAGGATGCAGCCCCTCGTCCTGGTGATGATGCGGCCGACGGTCGCGCCGCCGCGCGACACCGAGTGCGTGGACGTGCCGGGCGGGCCGCGGACCGAGACGTTCTTCACCAAGGACCTGCCCAAGGCGGTGGCCGACCACTACCGCGTGGGCAAGCGAGCCCGTAACTGGGGCGTCATCGGAAATTCCACCGGCGGCTACTGCGCCCTGAAGATGGCGATGCGCCACCCCGACGCCTTCTCGGCGGCGGCCGGGCTCTCCCCCTCGTACCAGGCCCCGATCGACGCGACCACGGGCGATCTCTTCGGCGGCAGCGAGCGGCTGGAGCGGGAGAACGACCTGATGTGGCGGCTGGACCACAAGCCGGCGCCGCCGGTCTCGCTGCTGGTGTCCAGCAGCGAGCACGGGGAGCAGAACTACAAGGACACCGTGCGCTTCGTGAACAAGGTGAAGCGGCTCAACCGGCGCGGGGAGCCGACCCGGATCTCGTCGATCATCCTGAGCACCGGCGGCCACAACTTCAACACGTGGAAGCGGGAGGTCCCGGCCGCCCTGGAGTGGCTCGGCGGCCGTCTCGCCGACCGCTGA
- a CDS encoding DUF3180 domain-containing protein gives MKQLRIGVLVGLFAVAGVVSWAGARLWDTFGSLPSVPVAAPIVLALIAVVLAATALSLRARLRAQRERQPDAKGVDPMVAARAVVFGQASALVAALIAGMYGGVGVFLAMEQLDVPARRDQALYAGGSVLAGAGVVAAAFFLERVLKLPEDDDNDGNGPSAAARA, from the coding sequence GTGAAGCAACTTCGGATCGGGGTGCTGGTCGGGCTGTTCGCCGTGGCCGGTGTGGTGTCGTGGGCGGGCGCCCGGCTGTGGGACACCTTCGGGTCGCTGCCGAGCGTCCCGGTGGCCGCGCCGATCGTGCTGGCCCTGATCGCGGTCGTGCTGGCCGCCACCGCGCTGTCGCTGCGGGCCCGGCTGCGCGCCCAGCGGGAGCGGCAGCCCGACGCCAAGGGCGTGGACCCGATGGTGGCCGCCCGTGCGGTGGTCTTCGGGCAGGCCAGCGCGCTGGTGGCGGCGCTGATCGCGGGGATGTACGGCGGGGTGGGCGTCTTCCTGGCCATGGAGCAGCTCGATGTGCCCGCCCGCCGCGATCAGGCGCTCTACGCCGGGGGCTCGGTCCTGGCGGGCGCGGGAGTGGTGGCGGCCGCGTTCTTCCTGGAGCGGGTGCTCAAGCTCCCGGAGGACGACGACAACGACGGGAACGGCCCGAGCGCGGCGGCCCGCGCCTGA
- a CDS encoding betaine/proline/choline family ABC transporter ATP-binding protein (Members of the family are the ATP-binding subunit of ABC transporters for substrates such as betaine, L-proline or other amino acids, choline, carnitine, etc. The substrate specificity is best determined from the substrate-binding subunit, rather than this subunit, as it interacts with the permease subunit and not with substrate directly.) → MIRFEHVTKRYADGTTAVDDLSFEVSEGELVTLVGPSGCGKTTTMKMVNRLIEPTSGRILVDGEDIAEADPVALRRRIGYVIQQVGLFPHKTVLENTSTVPHLLGWQRKKGRERAAELLDLVGLDPSVYGDRYPDQLSGGQRQRVGVARALAADPPVLLMDEPFGAVDPVVREHLQTEFLRLQSQVRKTVLFVTHDIEEAVRLGDRIAVYGSGRIEQFDTPATVLGAPATPYVADFVGADRGLKRLSVTPIEPGDLTQPPVVHLDDPLSKAAAKLAAEGARWAVVLDDAERLHGWIPAEAADSARGTVRDHARRMEAWLPVGAPLKQAFSTMLQHDAGWIAVLDEDRFLGVLTPARLHEALRRSIDADAGGIARGEVQLQTVADV, encoded by the coding sequence ATGATCCGTTTCGAGCATGTCACCAAGCGCTACGCCGATGGCACGACGGCCGTGGACGACCTCTCCTTCGAGGTGTCGGAGGGCGAGCTGGTCACCCTCGTCGGCCCCTCGGGCTGCGGCAAGACGACGACGATGAAGATGGTGAACCGGCTCATCGAGCCGACATCGGGGCGGATCCTGGTGGACGGCGAGGACATCGCCGAGGCGGATCCGGTCGCCCTGCGCCGCCGTATCGGCTATGTCATCCAGCAGGTCGGGCTCTTCCCGCACAAGACCGTGCTGGAGAACACCTCGACCGTGCCGCATCTGCTGGGCTGGCAGCGGAAGAAGGGGCGGGAGCGCGCCGCCGAGCTGCTGGACCTGGTCGGCCTCGACCCGTCCGTCTACGGCGACCGCTACCCCGACCAGCTCTCCGGCGGTCAGCGGCAGCGCGTCGGCGTGGCCCGCGCGCTGGCCGCGGACCCGCCGGTGCTGCTGATGGACGAGCCGTTCGGCGCGGTCGACCCGGTCGTCCGCGAGCATCTCCAGACCGAATTCCTGCGACTTCAGTCACAGGTGCGCAAGACCGTGCTCTTCGTCACCCATGACATCGAGGAGGCGGTCCGGCTCGGGGACCGCATCGCGGTCTACGGCTCGGGGCGGATCGAGCAGTTCGACACCCCGGCCACGGTGCTGGGCGCGCCCGCCACCCCGTATGTGGCCGACTTCGTCGGCGCGGACCGGGGGCTGAAGCGGCTGTCGGTCACCCCCATCGAGCCCGGCGACCTCACCCAGCCGCCCGTGGTCCACCTGGACGACCCGCTCTCCAAGGCAGCCGCCAAGCTGGCCGCGGAGGGGGCGCGCTGGGCCGTCGTCCTGGACGACGCGGAGCGGCTGCACGGCTGGATCCCGGCGGAGGCGGCCGACAGCGCGCGGGGGACCGTACGGGACCACGCGCGCCGGATGGAGGCGTGGCTGCCGGTGGGGGCGCCGCTCAAGCAGGCGTTCAGCACGATGCTCCAGCACGACGCGGGCTGGATCGCGGTGCTGGACGAGGACCGCTTCCTCGGCGTCCTCACCCCGGCCCGGCTCCACGAGGCCCTGCGCCGCTCGATCGACGCCGATGCGGGCGGCATCGCCCGCGGCGAGGTCCAGCTCCAGACCGTCGCCGACGTATAG
- a CDS encoding nuclear transport factor 2 family protein, translating into MTSLTDNERVALVNTALYDAMEQGDHATLQRLWLDSPDTEVSCVHPGWPVLRGRGEVLRSYALIMANTDYIQFFLTDVEVSVMADTAMVTCTENILSGAPAEEEGQLGPLVGQLVVATNVFRRTEDGWKVWAHHGSPVLAESDDEEPGGPEGPADDGLLPG; encoded by the coding sequence GTGACTTCCCTTACGGACAACGAGCGTGTGGCGCTGGTGAACACCGCGCTGTACGACGCCATGGAGCAGGGCGACCACGCCACGCTACAGCGGCTCTGGCTGGACTCCCCCGACACCGAGGTGTCCTGTGTCCACCCGGGCTGGCCGGTGCTGCGCGGCCGGGGCGAGGTGCTCCGCTCCTACGCGCTGATCATGGCCAACACGGACTACATCCAGTTCTTCCTGACGGATGTCGAGGTGTCGGTGATGGCCGACACCGCCATGGTGACCTGCACCGAGAACATCCTCAGCGGCGCCCCCGCGGAGGAGGAGGGCCAGCTCGGCCCGCTGGTGGGCCAGCTGGTCGTGGCCACGAACGTGTTCCGCCGGACGGAGGACGGCTGGAAGGTCTGGGCGCACCACGGCTCCCCGGTGCTCGCGGAGAGCGACGACGAGGAGCCGGGCGGCCCCGAAGGCCCGGCCGACGACGGACTGCTGCCGGGCTGA
- a CDS encoding ABC transporter permease, with amino-acid sequence MADGNCLISNEWICGEYVRTRGQELTDATLEHVGITLASVAIGLLVAFPLALLARRWRAVAGPVLGLTTILYTVPSLAMFSLLLPVFGVSAAVVITGLVLYSLTILVRNIMAGLASVPEEAREAARGMGYGPLRLLFGVELPLALPALMAGLRITTVSTVSLTTVGAIIGYGGLGNLIYEGMRSFFKAEVLTASVLCVALAVVADLLLLGLQRLLTPWARKSRKGTT; translated from the coding sequence ATGGCCGACGGAAACTGTCTGATCAGTAACGAGTGGATATGCGGTGAGTATGTACGCACACGCGGTCAAGAGCTGACGGACGCGACGCTCGAGCACGTAGGGATCACGCTCGCCTCGGTGGCGATCGGCCTGCTGGTCGCCTTTCCGCTGGCGCTGCTGGCCCGCCGCTGGCGGGCGGTGGCGGGGCCCGTGCTGGGGCTGACCACGATCCTCTACACGGTGCCGTCGCTGGCGATGTTCTCGCTGCTGCTGCCCGTGTTCGGAGTGTCGGCCGCGGTGGTGATCACCGGGCTGGTGCTCTATTCGCTCACGATCCTGGTGCGCAACATCATGGCCGGTCTCGCCTCGGTGCCCGAGGAGGCGCGGGAGGCGGCCCGGGGCATGGGGTACGGCCCGCTGCGGCTGCTCTTCGGCGTGGAACTGCCGCTCGCGCTGCCCGCGCTGATGGCCGGGCTGCGGATCACCACCGTCTCCACGGTCTCGCTCACCACGGTGGGCGCGATCATCGGATACGGCGGCCTCGGCAACCTCATCTACGAGGGCATGCGCAGCTTCTTCAAGGCCGAGGTGCTCACCGCCTCGGTGCTGTGCGTGGCGCTGGCGGTGGTGGCGGATCTGCTGCTGCTCGGCCTCCAGCGGCTGCTGACGCCGTGGGCACGCAAGAGTCGGAAGGGCACCACCTGA
- the folE gene encoding GTP cyclohydrolase I FolE, with amino-acid sequence MTDPVTLDGESPIGVFDEKRAENAIRELLIAVGEDPDREGLRETPGRVARAYKEIFAGLHQEPEDVLTTTFDLGHDEMVLVKDIEVMSSCEHHLVPFVGVAHVGYIPSHDGKITGLSKLARLVDVYARRPQVQERLTTQIADSLMRILEPRGVIVVVECEHMCMTMRGVRKPGAKTLTSAVRGQLRDPATRAEAMSLIMAR; translated from the coding sequence ATGACCGACCCGGTGACGCTGGACGGCGAGAGCCCCATTGGCGTGTTCGACGAGAAGCGCGCCGAGAACGCGATCCGCGAGCTGCTGATCGCCGTTGGCGAGGACCCCGACCGGGAGGGGCTGCGCGAGACGCCGGGCCGGGTGGCCCGTGCGTACAAGGAGATCTTCGCGGGGCTGCACCAGGAGCCCGAGGACGTCCTGACCACCACCTTCGACCTGGGCCACGATGAGATGGTGCTGGTCAAGGACATCGAGGTGATGTCCTCCTGCGAGCACCACCTGGTGCCGTTCGTGGGCGTGGCCCATGTGGGCTATATCCCGTCCCACGACGGCAAGATCACCGGGCTGTCCAAGCTGGCCCGGCTGGTCGATGTCTACGCCCGCCGCCCCCAGGTCCAGGAGCGGCTGACCACCCAGATCGCCGACTCCCTGATGCGGATACTGGAACCGCGCGGGGTGATCGTGGTGGTCGAGTGCGAACACATGTGCATGACCATGCGCGGGGTGCGCAAGCCCGGCGCCAAGACTCTCACCTCGGCCGTCCGCGGCCAGCTGCGCGACCCGGCCACCCGGGCGGAGGCGATGAGCCTCATCATGGCCCGCTGA
- a CDS encoding ABC transporter permease: MDVVAKAWTWLATGSHWAGPDGVWHRLGQHLFLTFVCLAISCAVALPIAVALGHIGKGGALAVNISNAGRAVPTFAVLVLLLLSPLGTHGQWPTIIALVLFAIPPLLTNAYVGVHEADREVVEAARGMGMTGGQLIRRVELPLAFPLIMTGVRTAAVQVVATATLAALPGGGGLGRIITAGFRLTDTPQVVAGAVLVAALALVVEGVFVLLGLVLDPMRRRTGRRSTAARRPPADQAPASPALTT, from the coding sequence ATGGACGTCGTCGCCAAGGCGTGGACCTGGCTGGCCACCGGGTCGCACTGGGCGGGCCCCGACGGGGTGTGGCACCGGCTGGGCCAGCATCTGTTCCTGACCTTCGTCTGCCTGGCGATCTCCTGCGCGGTGGCGCTGCCGATCGCCGTGGCCCTCGGCCACATCGGCAAGGGCGGCGCGCTCGCGGTGAACATCTCCAACGCCGGGCGCGCCGTGCCCACCTTCGCCGTACTGGTGCTGTTGCTGCTCAGCCCGCTGGGGACGCACGGCCAGTGGCCCACGATCATCGCGCTGGTGCTGTTCGCCATCCCGCCGCTGCTCACCAACGCCTATGTCGGGGTGCACGAGGCGGACCGGGAGGTCGTGGAGGCGGCCCGCGGCATGGGGATGACCGGCGGACAGCTGATCCGGCGGGTCGAGCTCCCGCTGGCGTTCCCGCTGATCATGACGGGCGTACGGACGGCCGCGGTGCAGGTCGTGGCCACCGCGACGCTGGCCGCGCTGCCCGGCGGCGGCGGTCTCGGCCGGATCATCACGGCGGGCTTCCGGCTCACCGACACCCCGCAGGTGGTGGCCGGCGCGGTGCTGGTCGCGGCCCTCGCGCTGGTGGTCGAGGGCGTCTTCGTGCTGCTGGGCCTGGTGCTCGACCCGATGCGGCGCAGGACGGGGCGGCGGTCGACCGCGGCCCGGCGCCCGCCCGCCGACCAGGCGCCGGCCTCACCGGCGCTCACGACGTAG
- the folB gene encoding dihydroneopterin aldolase, giving the protein MDRVALRGLRARGHHGVLPHEREEGQDFVVDLVLGLDTRPAAADDDLGRTVHYGVVAEEVVEVVRGEPVDLIETLAERIADRCLEHDVVREVEVVVHKPQAPITVPFDDVTITITRSRV; this is encoded by the coding sequence GTGGATCGTGTCGCGCTGCGCGGCCTGAGGGCTCGCGGGCACCACGGTGTGCTGCCCCATGAGCGCGAGGAGGGCCAGGACTTCGTCGTGGACCTCGTGCTCGGCCTGGACACTCGTCCCGCCGCGGCCGACGACGACCTCGGCAGGACCGTCCACTACGGCGTGGTGGCGGAGGAGGTCGTGGAGGTGGTTCGGGGTGAGCCGGTCGATCTGATCGAGACGCTGGCCGAACGGATCGCGGACCGGTGCCTCGAGCACGACGTGGTGCGGGAGGTCGAAGTCGTGGTGCACAAGCCGCAGGCCCCGATCACCGTGCCCTTTGACGACGTGACCATCACCATCACCCGGAGCCGAGTATGA
- the folK gene encoding 2-amino-4-hydroxy-6-hydroxymethyldihydropteridine diphosphokinase: protein MSSSDPTVQPVPTSVVEQVDAADVTLSNPKRAVISLGSNLGNRLETLQGAIDALEDTPGLRVKAVSPVYETDPWGVEPGTQATYFNAVVLIKTTLPPSSLLERGHAIEEAFERVRDERWGPRTIDVDIVAYQDVVSDDPQLTLPHPRAHERAFVLVPWNDVDPQAEVPGRGTVAGLLAAVGQDGVRVRVDLELRLPE from the coding sequence ATGAGCAGCAGCGACCCGACCGTGCAGCCCGTTCCCACCTCCGTGGTGGAGCAGGTGGACGCCGCCGATGTGACGTTGAGCAACCCCAAACGGGCGGTGATCTCGCTCGGCAGCAACCTGGGCAACCGCCTGGAGACCCTCCAGGGCGCGATCGACGCGCTGGAGGACACCCCGGGCCTGCGGGTCAAGGCCGTGTCGCCGGTGTACGAGACCGATCCGTGGGGCGTGGAGCCCGGCACCCAGGCCACGTACTTCAACGCGGTGGTGCTGATCAAGACGACGCTGCCGCCGTCCTCGCTGCTGGAGCGCGGCCACGCGATCGAGGAGGCGTTCGAGCGGGTGCGGGACGAGCGCTGGGGCCCGCGCACCATCGACGTGGACATCGTGGCGTACCAGGACGTGGTCTCCGACGACCCGCAGCTGACCCTGCCGCATCCGCGCGCCCATGAGCGCGCCTTCGTCCTGGTGCCGTGGAACGACGTGGATCCGCAGGCCGAGGTACCCGGGCGCGGGACGGTCGCGGGGCTGCTGGCGGCGGTGGGCCAGGACGGGGTCCGGGTCCGGGTCGATCTGGAACTGCGACTGCCCGAGTAG
- a CDS encoding phosphatidylglycerol lysyltransferase domain-containing protein, whose protein sequence is MSDSQDAETSGKVPTRIRRLPRGPRPEAVPTGVGTACMLIGLMDIVFPRLRHSRVHALAELLPGAVSSLAAAASIVVGLLLLMLAHGLKRRKRRAWVAAVGLLPVGAAAQLLYRHSVIGMVLSLVLMGVLIRYRAEFAALPDPRSRWMALANFVGMGAVSVTLGLLIVRSHPDTIEGSPSLGEQLEHVLWGLFGFEGPVDYRHGADYTVGYSLGALGLLTVATTAYLAFRPEHPAARLTPEDEERLRGLLTAHGRRDSLGHFALRRDKAVVFSPTGKAAVCYRVVSGVMLASGDPVGDVEAWPGAIARFMEEARAHSWTPAVMGCSETGGEVWTRETGLDALELGDEAIVDVADFTLSGRAMRNVRQMVKRIERAGYQTRVRRAAELSPEELEAIRRAAADWRGTDTERGFSMALGRIGDPADGDAVIATAHKAADEGAQEGPYGDLKAVLHFVPWGRDGMSLELMRRDRSADPGMNELLIVAALRAAPELGVERVSLNFAMFRSALARGEKLGAGPVLRGWRALLVFLSRWFQIESLYKFNAKFQPRWEPRFVVFRNTRDLPRIGLAAMQAEGFVSLALPRLLRRGRRPEPRPCAHRHLSEGRKLQQAA, encoded by the coding sequence ATGTCTGACAGTCAAGATGCCGAAACTTCCGGGAAGGTTCCCACCCGGATACGGCGCCTGCCACGCGGCCCCAGGCCGGAGGCGGTGCCCACCGGCGTCGGCACCGCGTGCATGCTGATCGGGCTGATGGACATCGTCTTCCCCCGGCTGCGGCACAGCAGGGTGCACGCGCTGGCCGAGCTGCTGCCGGGCGCCGTGAGCTCCCTGGCGGCCGCCGCCTCGATCGTGGTCGGTCTGCTGCTGCTGATGCTGGCCCACGGCCTCAAACGGCGTAAGCGGCGGGCCTGGGTCGCGGCCGTGGGGCTGCTGCCGGTCGGCGCCGCCGCACAGCTGCTCTACCGGCACTCGGTCATCGGTATGGTCCTCTCCCTCGTGCTGATGGGGGTGCTGATCCGCTACCGCGCCGAGTTCGCGGCGCTGCCTGACCCCCGCAGCCGCTGGATGGCGCTGGCCAACTTCGTGGGTATGGGCGCGGTCAGCGTCACCCTGGGGCTGCTCATCGTCCGGTCCCATCCGGACACCATCGAAGGAAGCCCATCGCTCGGCGAGCAGCTGGAGCACGTCCTGTGGGGCCTGTTCGGCTTCGAGGGGCCGGTCGACTACCGCCATGGCGCGGACTACACCGTCGGCTACTCCCTCGGCGCCCTGGGCCTGCTGACCGTGGCCACCACCGCCTATCTCGCCTTCCGCCCCGAGCACCCCGCCGCCCGCCTCACCCCCGAGGACGAGGAGCGGCTGCGGGGCCTGCTCACCGCCCACGGGCGCCGCGACTCGCTCGGCCACTTCGCGCTCCGCCGCGACAAGGCCGTGGTCTTCTCCCCCACCGGCAAGGCCGCGGTCTGCTACCGGGTGGTCTCCGGGGTGATGCTGGCCAGCGGCGACCCGGTCGGCGACGTGGAGGCGTGGCCCGGCGCGATCGCCCGCTTCATGGAGGAGGCGCGGGCCCACTCCTGGACCCCGGCGGTGATGGGGTGCAGCGAGACCGGTGGCGAGGTGTGGACCCGCGAGACCGGCCTGGACGCCCTGGAGCTCGGCGACGAGGCCATCGTCGATGTGGCGGACTTCACCCTCTCCGGGCGCGCCATGCGCAATGTGCGCCAGATGGTCAAGCGCATCGAGCGGGCCGGGTACCAGACCCGGGTGCGGCGCGCCGCCGAGCTGAGCCCCGAGGAGCTCGAGGCCATCCGGCGCGCCGCCGCCGACTGGCGGGGCACCGACACCGAGCGCGGCTTCTCGATGGCGCTGGGCCGGATCGGTGACCCGGCGGACGGGGACGCGGTCATCGCCACCGCCCACAAGGCCGCCGACGAGGGCGCGCAGGAGGGCCCGTACGGGGATCTCAAGGCCGTACTGCACTTCGTGCCGTGGGGCCGGGACGGGATGTCGCTGGAGCTGATGCGGCGCGACCGCAGCGCCGACCCGGGCATGAACGAGCTGCTGATCGTGGCCGCGCTGCGGGCCGCCCCCGAGCTGGGCGTGGAGCGGGTGTCGCTGAACTTCGCGATGTTCCGCTCGGCGCTGGCGCGCGGCGAGAAGCTGGGCGCGGGCCCGGTGCTGCGCGGCTGGCGGGCGCTGCTGGTGTTCCTCTCCCGCTGGTTCCAGATCGAGTCGCTGTACAAGTTCAACGCGAAGTTCCAGCCGCGCTGGGAGCCGCGTTTCGTGGTCTTCCGCAACACCCGCGACCTGCCCCGGATCGGCCTGGCCGCGATGCAGGCCGAGGGGTTCGTCTCGCTCGCCCTGCCCCGGCTGCTGCGCCGCGGACGCCGCCCCGAGCCCCGGCCCTGCGCCCATCGGCACCTGTCCGAGGGCCGGAAGCTCCAGCAGGCGGCCTGA
- the folP gene encoding dihydropteroate synthase has translation MSTLHGRGRVAGLPEWDRCAVMGVVNVTPDSFSDGGKWFDTDLAVKHGLDLVAAGADLVDVGGESTRPGAARVDEAEELRRVIPVVRELAAAGAVISVDTMRAAVAERAVEAGARLVNDVSGGGADPAMVPMVAAAGVPFVVMHWRGQSIDMNNRAVYADVVGEVVTELRTGLERAVAGGVDPERIVVDPGLGFAKDAGHDLALVAHLSALRELGRPLLVAASRKRFLGRVLAGDGGSPPPARERDAATAAVTALAAREGAWAVRVHEVRASADAVRVARAIEAAETTAGAL, from the coding sequence ATGAGCACGTTGCATGGGCGGGGCCGGGTGGCCGGACTGCCGGAGTGGGACCGGTGCGCGGTGATGGGCGTGGTGAACGTCACGCCCGACTCCTTCTCCGACGGCGGGAAGTGGTTCGACACCGATCTGGCCGTCAAGCACGGTCTCGATCTGGTCGCCGCCGGGGCCGACCTGGTGGACGTCGGCGGCGAGTCGACCCGGCCCGGCGCGGCGCGCGTCGACGAGGCCGAGGAGCTGCGCCGGGTGATCCCGGTGGTCCGGGAGCTGGCCGCGGCCGGGGCCGTGATCAGCGTGGACACCATGCGGGCCGCGGTGGCCGAACGGGCCGTGGAAGCCGGGGCCCGGCTGGTCAACGATGTCAGCGGCGGCGGTGCCGACCCCGCGATGGTGCCCATGGTGGCCGCGGCGGGGGTGCCGTTCGTGGTGATGCACTGGCGCGGCCAGTCGATCGACATGAACAACCGGGCGGTGTACGCGGACGTGGTCGGCGAGGTCGTCACCGAGCTGCGCACCGGCCTGGAGCGGGCGGTCGCGGGCGGTGTCGACCCGGAGCGGATCGTGGTCGACCCGGGGCTGGGCTTCGCCAAGGACGCCGGGCACGACCTGGCGCTGGTGGCCCATCTGTCCGCGCTGCGGGAGCTGGGCCGGCCGCTGCTGGTGGCGGCCTCCCGCAAGCGGTTCCTGGGGCGCGTCCTGGCCGGTGACGGGGGCAGCCCGCCGCCCGCCCGGGAGCGGGACGCCGCCACGGCGGCGGTCACCGCGCTCGCGGCGCGCGAGGGCGCCTGGGCCGTCCGGGTGCACGAGGTACGGGCCAGCGCGGACGCGGTGCGCGTGGCGCGGGCCATCGAAGCGGCCGAGACCACGGCGGGAGCGCTGTGA